A single region of the Saprospiraceae bacterium genome encodes:
- a CDS encoding IS5 family transposase, producing the protein MAKVISKGAKNQETAEKKKYRVKNWSSYNQALVGRGNITLWFDESLAQVWHHDGPDQQGAQFVYSDECILALLELKAVFRLGYRQLQGFTNSLLRLLRLDLSAPSYSQICRRAQQLDVDIKAAKSTGPMYIVFDSTGLKVFGEGEWKVRKHGYNKRRTWRKLHLGVDESTGFIHAQVLTKNGEGDGDSQQFADLLEQVQSPVDRVSGDGAYDSFDIWDLLIIKDIEGHIPPQENAVYKVDSQGNPMDHPRNHILDQIAEKGIKQWKQDSGYHRRSLSETTMFRFKAIYGPELYSRNLSSQKVEAAVKIRCLNKMTAQGMPISKVI; encoded by the coding sequence ATGGCAAAAGTAATATCAAAAGGGGCTAAGAATCAAGAGACGGCAGAAAAAAAGAAGTATCGAGTAAAGAATTGGAGTAGCTATAACCAAGCTTTGGTAGGGCGAGGCAACATTACCCTATGGTTTGATGAAAGTTTAGCCCAAGTATGGCATCATGATGGACCAGATCAGCAAGGCGCCCAATTTGTGTACTCAGATGAATGTATATTAGCTTTGTTGGAATTGAAGGCTGTCTTTAGATTAGGTTATCGTCAATTACAGGGTTTTACGAATTCCTTATTGCGATTACTTAGGCTTGATTTATCGGCTCCTAGCTATAGTCAAATATGTCGAAGAGCCCAGCAATTAGATGTAGATATTAAGGCTGCTAAATCAACTGGGCCGATGTATATCGTATTTGATTCTACGGGCTTGAAGGTGTTTGGAGAAGGAGAATGGAAGGTTCGTAAACATGGCTATAATAAACGACGAACTTGGCGTAAGCTGCATTTGGGAGTGGATGAATCCACTGGCTTTATTCATGCACAGGTACTGACAAAAAATGGAGAAGGAGATGGTGATTCTCAACAGTTCGCCGATCTACTGGAGCAAGTACAAAGTCCAGTAGATAGAGTAAGTGGGGATGGAGCCTATGACAGCTTTGATATCTGGGATTTATTGATAATTAAGGACATTGAGGGACATATCCCTCCACAAGAAAATGCTGTGTATAAAGTAGATTCTCAGGGTAACCCGATGGACCATCCACGTAATCACATTCTAGATCAAATTGCGGAAAAGGGGATAAAGCAATGGAAACAGGATAGTGGGTATCATCGTAGAAGTCTCTCTGAAACGACTATGTTTAGGTTCAAGGCCATTTATGGCCCAGAATTATACTCTAGAAACCTCAGCAGTCAGAAAGTCGAAGCAGCCGTCAAAATTAGATGTTTGAATAAAATGACAGCCCAAGGTATGCCTATTTCAAAAGTTATTTGA
- a CDS encoding M1 family aminopeptidase, with translation MTLVALFLVSMVWVVGVTSQTLQGYFNYEFGKYFTDLYLLEFPLYMQLVILAFFVHILVNKKFLGHVIAISVWLVLFGINTIGEVNFNMFLYSYRPNYLISDMNGFGHFMAPVSWFNVYWLALGGILLIIGNLLWNRGAEDHWKSRLKLMRGRWNKRAAMGVIGLLAIWVSSGAFIYYNVKTLNSYQTSKTQEKNSVAYEEQYSKYATVIQPKIITVNVKADIYAKERRTELNGIFKIVNKSSQTIDSLYLTFTGPKSQSDFTAFTIGGKEPAQLFADDKQRFYIYKMPDPMLPGDTLDMNMQIAGGFKGFPNSGYGQNIIYNGTFFNSGAFPSFGYNAGRELTSDLDRKKYKLAPKAYNAPPQTDPFGLSNFLFEDDADWVMFEATVSTDPGQIAIAPGYLQKEWEENGRHYYHYKMDTEMLNFYNFSSANYEVARDVWSGAAGEKVNIEIFHDAKHHYNIDRFIGAVKASFDYFNANFSPYQFRQMRILEFPRYSTFAQSFPNTVPYAESFGWVGDFSDPDDSDYAFFVTAHEVAHQWWAHQITPSNTRGANQLSETMAEYAALMVMKKEYGGEAMQKFLKYELDRYLSGRAGESKFEKTLLDNDNQAYVWYRKGSLIMYALQDYVTEDSLNRAFSDFLKDAAFRPEPPFANSLEWYSYIESATPDSLRYFIEDSFKKITLYENRMKTVTYESLADGKYKVKLTFDSKKIYYDGNGLALEEPTAANLIEIGIFGEDGKNEKGMKKMEPIYLQKHWIKPGENSLEFTIDSKPVKAGIDPYNKLIDRISDDNMIPAEEL, from the coding sequence ATGACTCTGGTTGCTCTCTTTTTGGTGTCCATGGTATGGGTGGTCGGGGTGACCAGCCAAACCTTGCAAGGGTACTTCAATTATGAGTTTGGCAAATACTTTACCGATTTATACTTGCTAGAATTCCCCTTATATATGCAGTTGGTCATCCTAGCCTTCTTCGTTCATATTTTGGTAAATAAAAAATTCCTGGGCCACGTGATTGCGATCAGCGTTTGGCTGGTATTATTTGGTATCAACACGATCGGCGAAGTCAACTTCAATATGTTTTTATACAGCTATCGCCCAAATTATTTGATATCAGATATGAATGGTTTTGGCCATTTCATGGCACCAGTGAGCTGGTTTAACGTGTATTGGCTGGCCTTGGGCGGCATCCTCCTAATCATTGGCAACTTATTATGGAATAGAGGTGCCGAAGACCACTGGAAATCCAGGCTCAAACTGATGCGCGGACGCTGGAACAAGAGAGCAGCAATGGGTGTGATAGGTCTTTTAGCCATCTGGGTATCTTCCGGGGCTTTCATTTATTATAATGTAAAAACCCTGAATTCCTATCAAACCAGCAAAACCCAGGAGAAGAACTCGGTTGCCTACGAAGAACAATACAGTAAATATGCCACTGTGATCCAACCCAAGATTATTACGGTGAATGTAAAAGCCGACATCTATGCCAAAGAAAGAAGGACTGAATTAAATGGCATTTTTAAAATTGTCAATAAGAGCAGCCAAACGATTGATTCGCTATACCTCACTTTCACGGGTCCCAAGTCTCAATCCGATTTTACCGCCTTTACCATCGGCGGAAAAGAACCAGCGCAACTTTTCGCAGATGATAAACAGCGTTTTTATATTTATAAAATGCCTGATCCGATGTTGCCCGGCGATACCTTGGATATGAATATGCAAATCGCTGGTGGCTTCAAGGGTTTTCCGAATAGCGGTTATGGTCAAAACATTATATACAATGGCACTTTTTTCAACTCCGGCGCCTTCCCTTCTTTTGGGTATAATGCGGGGAGAGAATTGACCAGTGACCTGGATCGAAAGAAATATAAACTAGCACCAAAAGCATACAACGCTCCCCCGCAAACAGACCCTTTTGGCTTGTCCAATTTTCTTTTTGAAGATGATGCAGACTGGGTGATGTTTGAAGCTACCGTCAGCACTGATCCTGGCCAAATTGCTATTGCACCTGGCTATCTACAAAAAGAATGGGAAGAGAATGGCCGGCATTATTACCATTACAAAATGGACACTGAAATGCTGAATTTTTATAATTTCTCTTCTGCCAATTATGAAGTAGCCCGTGATGTGTGGAGTGGCGCTGCTGGGGAGAAGGTCAACATTGAGATTTTCCATGATGCCAAGCACCATTACAATATTGATCGGTTTATCGGCGCCGTCAAAGCTTCTTTCGATTACTTTAACGCTAATTTTTCGCCTTACCAATTTCGGCAAATGCGCATCCTGGAATTTCCCCGATATTCCACCTTTGCCCAATCTTTTCCCAATACGGTTCCGTATGCAGAGAGCTTTGGTTGGGTAGGCGACTTTAGTGACCCGGATGACTCCGATTATGCCTTTTTTGTTACCGCACATGAGGTGGCGCACCAATGGTGGGCCCATCAGATCACCCCCAGTAATACCAGGGGCGCCAATCAACTGAGTGAAACGATGGCTGAATATGCTGCCCTGATGGTGATGAAAAAAGAATATGGTGGAGAAGCCATGCAAAAGTTCCTCAAATATGAGCTCGACCGCTACCTCTCCGGCCGTGCTGGAGAGTCCAAGTTTGAGAAAACCTTATTAGATAATGACAATCAGGCTTACGTTTGGTATCGAAAAGGATCGCTGATCATGTACGCTTTACAGGATTATGTCACTGAAGATTCTCTCAATCGGGCTTTTAGTGATTTCCTGAAAGATGCGGCCTTCCGCCCTGAGCCACCCTTTGCCAATTCGTTGGAGTGGTATAGCTATATCGAATCGGCCACCCCAGATTCGCTGCGATATTTCATTGAGGATAGTTTCAAAAAAATCACCCTCTATGAAAACAGGATGAAAACCGTTACCTACGAATCCTTAGCGGATGGCAAATACAAGGTTAAACTGACTTTTGATTCCAAAAAAATCTACTACGATGGCAATGGCCTCGCACTAGAAGAGCCTACTGCTGCCAACCTGATTGAAATTGGAATCTTTGGCGAGGATGGGAAAAATGAGAAGGGCATGAAAAAAATGGAGCCTATTTACCTGCAAAAACATTGGATCAAACCTGGCGAAAACAGCCTGGAATTTACCATTGATTCCAAACCAGTCAAAGCAGGTATTGACCCTTATAATAAATTGATCGACCGGATTTCAGATGACAATATGATCCCGGCTGAGGAGTTGTAA
- a CDS encoding VOC family protein, which yields MKKDVILLVSVLCLTIACFSFTSKKSIDMDFGTSYLALSVKDIAVSYAFYQKLGFEALPGAGGVEQKWMVLKNGQHKIGLFQGMFPKNTMTYNPTDLRSIYKHVVAQGLETAFASGMDKEAGPCTFSIIDPDGNPILFDQH from the coding sequence ATGAAAAAAGATGTAATTTTATTGGTAAGTGTACTTTGCCTGACTATCGCTTGTTTTTCTTTTACTTCAAAAAAATCAATCGACATGGATTTTGGAACGAGTTATTTAGCACTTTCTGTAAAGGATATTGCGGTTTCTTATGCTTTTTACCAAAAACTCGGCTTTGAAGCCCTCCCCGGAGCAGGCGGAGTGGAGCAAAAATGGATGGTATTGAAAAATGGGCAACATAAAATAGGCCTCTTTCAAGGGATGTTTCCCAAGAATACGATGACCTATAATCCAACAGATTTAAGGTCGATATACAAACATGTAGTCGCGCAGGGCCTGGAAACGGCATTTGCTTCTGGCATGGACAAGGAAGCAGGTCCGTGTACCTTTTCTATTATCGACCCAGATGGCAATCCCATCCTATTTGATCAGCACTAA